The following coding sequences are from one Verrucosispora sp. WMMD573 window:
- a CDS encoding GNAT family N-acetyltransferase: MDGTARIRAGRWADRDMAATLIADALHPDPLATWLVPEATHRRRILTEVAAIWVEHAMFYGEIHVTDDLNAAAVDFHRYRSIPPPANYRSRLADAAGDHADRFEILDGLLSARRPTEPHYHLAFLAVAPAAQRRGIGAAMLAHHRDRLDRVDLPSWTDTTGECQNVYTRYGYTPKDAIRLPAGPVITPMRRTPTSGPDPLNTISAAGGSQASGLGV; this comes from the coding sequence ATGGACGGCACTGCTCGCATCCGCGCCGGCCGCTGGGCCGACAGAGACATGGCCGCCACGCTCATCGCCGACGCCCTGCACCCCGACCCGCTGGCCACCTGGCTGGTGCCCGAGGCGACCCACCGGCGCCGCATCCTCACCGAGGTAGCGGCGATCTGGGTGGAACACGCCATGTTCTACGGCGAAATTCACGTCACCGACGACCTGAACGCCGCCGCAGTCGATTTCCACCGCTACCGCAGCATCCCGCCACCGGCGAACTACCGCAGCCGCCTCGCCGACGCCGCCGGCGACCACGCTGACCGCTTCGAGATCCTCGACGGGCTGCTCAGCGCACGCCGGCCCACCGAACCGCACTACCACCTGGCGTTCCTCGCCGTCGCGCCCGCCGCCCAGCGGCGAGGTATCGGCGCGGCGATGCTCGCCCACCACCGCGACAGACTCGACCGCGTCGACCTGCCCTCGTGGACCGACACCACCGGCGAGTGCCAGAACGTCTACACCCGCTACGGATACACCCCGAAGGACGCCATCCGGCTGCCCGCAGGCCCGGTCATCACCCCGATGCGCCGCACCCCCACGTCGGGCCCCGATCCCCTGAACACCATCAGCGCAGCCGGTGGCTCGCAGGCCAGCGGTCTGGGCGTTTGA
- a CDS encoding RibD family protein: MSDRPYVLLKCAMSLDGYIDTAGPTRLILSNEQDLDRVDAVRATCDAILVGANTIRRDNPRLMVRSEARREARTAAGLSATPVKVTVSRGGDLDPTAAFFTTGNIEKIVYCETSAIDKQREHLGSVATVVDGGEPLSFPHVLADLAGRGIGRLLVEGGSSVHTALLTADLADELHLVVAPFFVGEADAPRFVNPGPFSWTSTSRARLAEVRQVGDVVFHRYALSDRFTSID, encoded by the coding sequence GTGAGTGACCGACCGTACGTCCTGCTCAAGTGCGCCATGTCCCTCGATGGCTACATCGACACGGCCGGCCCCACGCGACTCATCCTCTCCAACGAGCAGGACCTCGACCGGGTCGACGCGGTGCGGGCCACCTGCGACGCGATCCTCGTCGGAGCCAACACCATCCGCCGAGACAACCCCAGGCTCATGGTGCGGTCCGAAGCCCGCCGCGAAGCCCGGACCGCCGCCGGACTCTCGGCTACGCCGGTCAAGGTCACGGTGAGCCGCGGGGGTGACCTCGATCCCACCGCGGCGTTCTTCACCACCGGCAACATCGAGAAGATCGTGTACTGCGAGACGAGCGCGATCGACAAGCAACGGGAGCACCTCGGGTCGGTGGCGACGGTCGTCGACGGCGGTGAACCGCTCTCATTTCCGCACGTACTGGCCGACCTCGCCGGGCGCGGCATCGGTCGGCTCCTGGTCGAGGGCGGCAGCAGCGTACACACCGCACTGCTGACGGCGGATCTTGCCGACGAGCTGCACCTTGTCGTGGCGCCCTTCTTCGTCGGCGAGGCCGACGCTCCCCGGTTCGTGAACCCGGGGCCATTCTCATGGACATCAACAAGCCGGGCCCGCCTTGCCGAGGTACGACAGGTCGGAGACGTCGTGTTCCATCGCTACGCCCTCTCCGACCGCTTCACTTCGATTGACTGA
- a CDS encoding DMT family transporter → MTRRSWIELVILSALWGAVYPLINVALRDLSPTLVVLGRVLLAALLLLPLAIRRDALRPVWRNPRAIIETVLVQSTAPLLLLTYGQQYVSASVAGILVGAQPLFVGLLALCFAPDERPQGWKGLTGVLLGLVGLVLLFGVDLRGGRLALLGGALIVVAAVCYAAGAMLIHRRYAEAPPLGVATSAMLVTTVAVAVPASATVPSRLPGLEATAALLVLGIACTGATLALFYKLITQIGPARAALAFYLSPAFAVAFGVVFLREQISMAAVLGLAAIIVGSVLAAHRSEPRPP, encoded by the coding sequence GTGACCCGCCGCTCCTGGATCGAACTGGTCATCCTGTCCGCCCTGTGGGGCGCGGTGTACCCGCTCATCAACGTCGCTCTGCGGGATCTCTCGCCAACGCTCGTCGTTCTTGGCCGAGTGCTCCTCGCCGCGCTTCTGCTGCTCCCCCTCGCGATACGCCGGGACGCGCTTCGGCCCGTTTGGCGCAACCCTCGGGCGATCATCGAGACGGTGCTGGTGCAGTCCACGGCGCCGCTGCTGCTGCTCACCTACGGCCAGCAGTACGTGTCGGCGAGCGTCGCCGGCATCCTGGTCGGTGCGCAGCCACTGTTCGTCGGGCTCCTCGCCCTCTGCTTCGCACCCGACGAGCGCCCGCAAGGCTGGAAGGGCCTGACCGGGGTGCTCCTCGGCCTGGTCGGCCTGGTCCTACTTTTTGGCGTCGACCTGCGTGGAGGCCGGCTGGCGCTGCTCGGCGGCGCGCTCATCGTCGTCGCGGCGGTCTGCTATGCCGCAGGCGCGATGCTGATACATCGCAGGTACGCCGAGGCTCCGCCCCTCGGTGTCGCCACCTCCGCCATGCTCGTCACCACCGTCGCCGTGGCCGTGCCCGCCTCGGCGACGGTTCCAAGCAGATTGCCCGGCCTGGAAGCGACAGCGGCCCTGCTCGTGCTCGGGATCGCTTGCACGGGCGCGACGCTCGCGCTCTTCTACAAGCTCATCACCCAGATCGGACCTGCCCGCGCCGCGCTCGCCTTCTATCTCTCACCCGCATTCGCCGTCGCCTTCGGCGTGGTCTTCCTGCGCGAGCAGATCAGCATGGCTGCGGTCCTCGGGCTCGCGGCGATCATCGTCGGTTCCGTACTCGCCGCCCACCGCAGCGAGCCGAGACCTCCGTGA
- a CDS encoding NAD-dependent epimerase/dehydratase family protein, with translation MVDPVLRLDAGGRLNESTIVVTGGAGFIGSHVVARLLAEGATVKVIDDLSTGRLENLRDSLGAGLADGDIRICDVRSTDAVDAIRLWRPEIVVHLAAQSNLPASTRSPLVDADINIRGTVNVLDSCAEAETRLVVYAATSAIYGTVDGDAVPVAETAPIAPTSPYGLSKATALKYLDWYRDHRSVDYTALVLGNVYGPRQVGPMCGVVGLMAQAAMTRGHLAIFGDGHQTRDFVFVADVAEAVTAACTTGGLGLVNIASGVETTVGEIAGLVSQAAGTGALRHADPLPGEVRRMALDISRARDLLGWHPTTPLAEGVRITVRAARRRDSIKEAS, from the coding sequence ATGGTTGATCCCGTTCTGCGGCTTGACGCAGGTGGTCGGCTGAACGAGTCCACGATCGTCGTGACCGGTGGCGCCGGTTTCATCGGCAGCCACGTGGTCGCCCGGTTGCTCGCTGAGGGCGCGACCGTCAAAGTCATCGACGATCTTTCGACGGGCCGGCTAGAGAACCTGCGCGACAGCCTCGGTGCCGGCCTGGCCGATGGGGACATTCGGATCTGTGACGTGCGGTCGACCGATGCCGTCGACGCTATACGGCTGTGGCGGCCGGAGATCGTCGTCCATCTCGCAGCGCAGTCGAACCTGCCGGCCTCGACACGGTCGCCGCTCGTCGACGCGGACATCAACATCCGGGGAACAGTGAACGTCCTGGATTCGTGCGCCGAGGCAGAGACCAGGCTCGTCGTGTACGCGGCCACCAGCGCGATCTACGGCACGGTGGACGGCGACGCCGTGCCTGTTGCGGAGACCGCGCCGATCGCGCCGACCAGTCCGTACGGGCTGAGCAAGGCGACAGCGCTGAAGTACCTCGACTGGTACCGAGATCACCGGAGCGTCGACTACACGGCGCTCGTGCTGGGCAACGTCTACGGGCCGCGCCAAGTTGGCCCGATGTGCGGCGTCGTCGGCCTGATGGCGCAAGCCGCGATGACGCGCGGGCATCTGGCAATCTTTGGCGACGGCCACCAGACGCGAGACTTCGTGTTCGTCGCCGACGTTGCCGAGGCGGTGACCGCCGCCTGCACCACTGGCGGCCTCGGGCTGGTCAACATTGCCTCGGGCGTCGAGACGACCGTTGGCGAGATCGCTGGGTTGGTCTCTCAGGCAGCTGGCACCGGAGCGCTGCGGCATGCCGATCCGCTGCCAGGTGAGGTGCGGCGCATGGCGCTGGACATCTCGCGGGCGAGGGACCTGCTCGGCTGGCACCCCACGACCCCGCTCGCGGAAGGCGTCCGGATCACCGTCCGGGCCGCGCGGCGGCGCGATTCGATCAAGGAGGCGTCATGA
- a CDS encoding methyltransferase domain-containing protein: protein MGGDDQRLSRRGSFDEDPDNYQAARPGYPRRVYEVLADCGLRPGARVLEIGPGTGQVTRPLVAAGASVLAVELGGRLAARLRTNMAGHDVTVIEGDFATVPLPAHPFDLAVCATALHWLGAGAAVRRLARLVRPGGGLAVWWTVFGAPERSPPWRADLNALYRRWLPAQGRGPAGVPASLRVAERTADCGQVTGSVPSGSR, encoded by the coding sequence GTGGGCGGTGACGACCAGCGGTTGAGCCGGCGGGGCAGCTTCGACGAGGATCCGGACAACTACCAGGCGGCGCGGCCGGGATATCCGCGGCGGGTGTACGAGGTGCTTGCCGACTGCGGGCTGCGGCCCGGTGCCCGCGTCCTGGAGATCGGACCCGGAACCGGGCAGGTGACCCGTCCCCTCGTGGCCGCCGGTGCGTCGGTGCTGGCGGTGGAACTCGGGGGCCGCCTGGCAGCCCGGCTGCGGACGAACATGGCGGGCCACGACGTGACCGTCATTGAGGGTGACTTCGCCACCGTGCCGCTGCCCGCCCACCCGTTCGACCTGGCGGTCTGCGCCACCGCCTTGCACTGGCTGGGCGCTGGCGCGGCGGTGCGGCGGCTGGCCCGCCTGGTCCGGCCGGGCGGAGGACTGGCGGTGTGGTGGACCGTCTTCGGTGCCCCCGAGCGCAGCCCGCCCTGGCGTGCGGACCTGAACGCGCTCTACCGACGGTGGCTACCGGCGCAGGGGCGCGGCCCGGCGGGCGTGCCAGCTTCCCTGCGGGTCGCCGAACGCACGGCGGACTGCGGGCAGGTGACTGGTTCGGTCCCGTCCGGGTCGAGATGA
- a CDS encoding acetamidase/formamidase family protein, whose product MTAMDTITYRPARDELAYTFGGRMPVAHVRSGDILRVHTEDCFGGLVRGPADLPSQVCRMPYLNPVSGPFFVEDAEPGDTLAIHIASIIPARDWGISSTFPHFGALTSTSHTATLQPPLEERVWVYDIDRQAGTVRFHATETDHTVDLPLDPMIGTIGVAPGGFEARSTIVPDTHGGNLDTAELRAGTTLYLGVAVHGAMLALGDGHARQGEGEACGVGVEIATTTTLTIEVIKGVPTVWPRLETDGSIMSVGCARPLEDAYRIAHRDLVGWTSDLTGLETLDAYQLVSQAGRAPIGNVCDPNYTVLAAVDKALLPDPTAAYTGVHPRLLQHAAGLRKEPPR is encoded by the coding sequence GTGACCGCCATGGACACGATTACCTACCGTCCCGCCCGCGACGAGTTGGCCTACACCTTCGGCGGCCGGATGCCGGTGGCCCACGTCCGCTCCGGCGACATCCTGCGGGTGCACACCGAGGACTGCTTCGGCGGCCTCGTGCGCGGGCCGGCGGACCTGCCGTCGCAGGTGTGCCGGATGCCGTACCTGAACCCGGTGTCCGGACCGTTCTTCGTCGAGGACGCCGAACCCGGCGACACCCTCGCCATCCACATCGCCTCGATCATTCCCGCCCGTGACTGGGGCATCTCCTCAACGTTCCCGCACTTCGGGGCGCTGACCTCCACCTCGCACACCGCCACCCTGCAGCCGCCACTTGAGGAGCGGGTGTGGGTGTACGACATCGACCGGCAGGCCGGCACGGTCCGCTTCCACGCCACGGAAACTGACCACACCGTCGACCTGCCGCTGGACCCGATGATCGGCACGATCGGCGTCGCTCCCGGCGGGTTCGAGGCCCGCTCCACGATCGTTCCCGACACGCACGGCGGGAACCTGGACACCGCTGAGCTGCGCGCCGGGACGACTCTCTACCTGGGGGTGGCCGTGCACGGGGCGATGCTCGCCCTCGGCGACGGACACGCCCGCCAAGGCGAAGGCGAGGCCTGTGGCGTCGGGGTGGAGATCGCCACAACCACCACCCTGACCATCGAGGTCATCAAGGGCGTCCCGACGGTGTGGCCCCGGCTGGAGACCGACGGGTCGATCATGTCGGTCGGCTGCGCCCGACCCTTGGAGGATGCCTACCGGATCGCCCACCGCGACCTGGTCGGCTGGACGAGCGATCTCACTGGCCTGGAGACCCTGGACGCCTACCAGTTGGTGTCGCAGGCCGGCAGGGCGCCGATCGGCAACGTGTGCGACCCGAACTACACGGTCCTCGCCGCCGTGGACAAGGCGCTGCTTCCGGACCCGACCGCCGCCTACACGGGGGTGCACCCCCGGTTACTGCAGCACGCGGCCGGGCTGCGGAAGGAGCCGCCGCGATGA
- a CDS encoding APC family permease, with amino-acid sequence MVPIAPMAIFGSVYAGSGGMVALAYAVGVVALVFTAFSYAQMVKAFPMSGSVYNYAGRGISPPVGFLAGWVILLDYVLVPGLLYLVASVAMHATVPAVPVWLWLLGFVAVNTVVNSVGIRMTAMVTRVMLVGELLVLAVFLAVAGWALASGRGRFSWDAFYNADTFTWSLVAGAVSIAVLSFLGFDGISMLAEETKGGSRQIGRAMAAVLVLAGVLFIAQTWLAAMLVSEPASLLSDGDPNGTAFYDAAAVAGGGWLATMCAVATAIAWGLPNSMVAQVATSRLLYAMARDRQLPAFLAKVSIRRNVPINATLLTGAVSLVLGLYMATRADGITLLSTLINFGAMVAFLVLHVSVVVHHLIRQRSSNWWAHLVMPGIGFAILAYVVVNANIAAQRLGLAWLALGMVVLAGLYLTGRRPALSGLAAAQPHARHVERV; translated from the coding sequence ATGGTGCCGATCGCGCCGATGGCGATCTTCGGCAGCGTGTACGCCGGCTCGGGCGGGATGGTGGCCCTTGCGTACGCGGTCGGTGTGGTGGCGTTGGTGTTCACCGCGTTCTCCTACGCGCAGATGGTCAAGGCGTTCCCGATGTCAGGCAGCGTCTACAACTACGCCGGCCGGGGCATCAGCCCGCCGGTCGGGTTCCTCGCCGGTTGGGTGATCCTGCTCGACTACGTGCTCGTGCCGGGTCTGCTGTATCTGGTGGCGTCGGTGGCGATGCACGCGACAGTGCCGGCGGTGCCGGTGTGGTTGTGGCTGCTCGGATTCGTCGCGGTCAACACGGTCGTCAACTCGGTGGGGATTCGGATGACCGCGATGGTGACCCGGGTGATGCTCGTCGGTGAGTTGCTCGTCCTGGCGGTCTTCCTCGCTGTCGCTGGTTGGGCTCTCGCCTCGGGCCGGGGCCGATTCAGTTGGGATGCGTTCTACAACGCCGACACGTTCACCTGGTCCCTCGTGGCGGGGGCGGTGTCGATCGCGGTGCTGTCCTTCCTGGGCTTCGACGGGATCAGCATGTTGGCCGAGGAGACCAAGGGCGGTTCCCGGCAGATCGGCCGTGCCATGGCCGCCGTCCTCGTCCTGGCGGGGGTGCTGTTCATCGCCCAGACGTGGCTGGCCGCGATGCTCGTCTCCGAGCCGGCCTCGCTGCTCAGCGACGGGGATCCGAACGGCACCGCCTTCTACGACGCCGCAGCCGTGGCCGGCGGAGGGTGGCTGGCGACCATGTGCGCGGTGGCGACGGCGATCGCGTGGGGCCTGCCGAACTCGATGGTCGCGCAGGTCGCCACCTCACGTCTGCTGTACGCGATGGCCCGCGACCGGCAACTGCCTGCCTTCTTGGCCAAGGTGTCCATCCGCCGGAACGTGCCGATCAACGCGACCCTGCTCACCGGTGCCGTGTCCCTGGTGCTCGGCCTGTATATGGCGACCCGGGCTGATGGGATCACGCTGCTGTCGACGCTGATCAACTTCGGGGCGATGGTCGCCTTCCTCGTCCTGCACGTCTCCGTGGTCGTGCACCACCTCATCCGCCAGCGCAGTAGCAACTGGTGGGCGCACCTGGTCATGCCCGGGATCGGGTTCGCGATCCTCGCCTACGTGGTGGTCAACGCCAACATCGCCGCGCAGCGCCTGGGCCTTGCCTGGCTCGCCCTGGGCATGGTCGTTCTCGCCGGCCTGTACCTGACCGGCCGCCGGCCCGCCCTGTCGGGTCTGGCGGCCGCGCAGCCTCACGCCCGCCACGTGGAACGGGTGTGA
- a CDS encoding ISL3 family transposase — MVNDTTRLLGLDGLVAERVELDAAGVPVVSLATGCEQARCCPQCGQRAVRVKQWTTTRPRDLPVGGRPVKLRWRKRRWYCPTPACPRSSFTEQVAQVPARSRLTARLREAAGAAVGDGGRTIVQAARDHGVSWPVVAAAFTAHATAVLPAEPEPVTVLGIDEVRRGKPHWKWDEQAGSWTTTADRWHVGFVDLSGGQGLLAQVEGRTTAAVTGWLTKRPQTWREQVRAVAIDMCTVFKAAIRQVLPHAVLVVDHFHVVQLANRAVTEVRRRVTLSQRGRRGRGTDPEWRMRNRLTRCAARMPGKHVDRLVDTLEALPVKIGVPILAAWNAKEDLLDLLATARTQPNREHVHRLLHRFYTRCAATNLPELHRLATTIEIWWPQIHAFLTTGITNAGSEGTNRVIKTIARDAYGFRNPENQRLRTRTATTRRHRGHLNPA; from the coding sequence ATGGTCAACGATACGACCCGGCTATTGGGCCTGGACGGCCTGGTGGCCGAGCGGGTCGAGCTGGACGCCGCCGGCGTCCCCGTGGTGAGCCTGGCCACCGGGTGTGAACAGGCGCGATGCTGCCCGCAGTGCGGGCAGCGGGCGGTGCGGGTGAAGCAGTGGACCACGACGCGGCCACGGGACCTGCCCGTCGGCGGGCGGCCGGTGAAGCTGCGCTGGCGTAAACGCCGCTGGTACTGCCCGACCCCGGCTTGTCCGCGCTCGTCGTTCACCGAGCAGGTCGCCCAGGTTCCGGCCCGCTCCCGGCTGACCGCGCGGCTGCGGGAGGCGGCCGGGGCGGCGGTCGGCGATGGTGGACGCACGATCGTGCAGGCCGCCCGCGATCACGGCGTGTCCTGGCCGGTCGTCGCCGCTGCGTTCACCGCGCACGCCACCGCGGTGCTGCCGGCCGAGCCGGAGCCGGTCACGGTGCTGGGTATCGACGAGGTTCGCCGCGGCAAGCCGCACTGGAAGTGGGACGAGCAGGCAGGCTCGTGGACCACGACCGCAGACCGGTGGCACGTCGGCTTCGTGGATCTGTCCGGCGGCCAGGGTCTGCTCGCCCAGGTTGAGGGCCGCACCACCGCCGCGGTCACCGGCTGGCTCACCAAGCGTCCGCAGACCTGGCGTGAGCAGGTCCGGGCGGTGGCGATCGACATGTGCACCGTGTTCAAAGCCGCGATCCGCCAGGTGCTGCCACACGCGGTGCTGGTCGTCGACCACTTCCACGTCGTGCAGCTGGCCAACCGGGCGGTCACCGAGGTCCGCCGCCGGGTCACCCTCAGCCAACGCGGACGCCGTGGCCGCGGCACCGACCCGGAATGGCGGATGCGTAACCGGCTGACCCGCTGCGCCGCCCGGATGCCCGGCAAGCACGTCGACCGCCTGGTCGACACCCTCGAGGCACTGCCGGTCAAGATCGGCGTGCCGATCCTCGCCGCGTGGAACGCCAAGGAAGACCTCCTAGACCTGCTCGCCACCGCCCGCACCCAGCCCAACCGGGAACACGTCCACCGGCTGCTACACCGCTTCTACACCCGCTGCGCCGCCACCAACCTGCCCGAACTGCACCGACTCGCCACCACCATCGAAATCTGGTGGCCGCAGATCCACGCATTCCTGACCACCGGCATCACCAACGCCGGCTCCGAAGGAACCAACCGCGTCATCAAGACCATCGCCCGCGACGCCTACGGCTTCCGCAACCCCGAAAACCAACGCCTACGCACCCGCACCGCCACCACCCGACGCCACCGCGGACACCTCAACCCCGCTTAA
- a CDS encoding GPP34 family phosphoprotein has protein sequence MTASIPQLPLRDELFLLGHNDDTGHPHIHRQALALGMAGAVLTDLFLAARIALDDSEDARPAGEQRIRLHRDRPVGDLIADTAIASVRYANPAPTLRGWLTWFAVDLYERTRAGLHAGGILHRTSRRRLGGLARTDVYLATDSKWAVVARSRLRYLAAGREPPDNHTAALAGLVTVLNLTAHLYLDDTNAVTGQLRAIAEQHHRPVRDITSAVDAAVGDLATAAYR, from the coding sequence ATGACCGCGTCGATTCCTCAGCTGCCGTTGCGGGACGAGTTGTTCCTGCTCGGCCACAACGACGACACCGGCCACCCCCACATCCACCGCCAGGCCCTCGCCCTCGGCATGGCCGGCGCGGTCCTGACCGACCTCTTCCTGGCCGCACGGATCGCCCTCGACGACTCCGAGGACGCTCGCCCGGCCGGCGAACAGCGGATCCGGCTGCACCGCGACCGGCCCGTCGGTGACCTGATCGCCGACACCGCCATCGCCTCCGTCCGCTACGCCAATCCGGCCCCGACGCTGCGGGGATGGCTGACGTGGTTCGCCGTGGACCTGTACGAACGCACCCGCGCCGGCCTGCACGCCGGCGGGATCCTGCACCGCACCAGCCGACGCCGCCTCGGCGGGCTCGCCCGCACCGACGTCTACCTCGCCACCGACAGCAAATGGGCGGTCGTGGCCCGATCCAGGCTGCGGTATCTCGCCGCCGGACGCGAGCCGCCGGACAACCACACCGCCGCCCTCGCCGGCCTCGTCACCGTCCTCAACCTGACCGCCCACCTGTACCTCGACGACACCAACGCCGTCACCGGCCAGCTGCGGGCGATCGCCGAGCAGCACCACCGACCGGTACGCGACATCACCTCCGCCGTCGACGCGGCCGTTGGTGACCTCGCCACCGCCGCCTACCGCTGA
- a CDS encoding site-specific integrase, producing MPDGSIFKRCGCRHPETGKPLGNDCPKLRRANRSWSSEHGHWTYQLELPPTADGGRRQLRRSGLPTRRAAADELDHARQLLALAKGDRRRRTEIGDLLQNAARAKRPLPEVDRIRQRLRGDGPLADAPTVADYLTGWLTHLAVDDNTLRGYESIVRVHLIPHLGEIPLDKLRTSHVRAMFAAIERRNDDIRAAKTSPDPAVRRSAAGVRPTGPTTRQRIRACLRKAINDALADELIVGSNPAALVKTPGDRPLPIVWEDERVQRWKETGQVPGPVMVWTDAQVVDFLDHAARHAPDLHPMWHYMAYRGPRRGEACGLRDSEVRLHRRETTINNQIATHGYTPVQKPPKSRAGNRDVALDTDTAKVLTAYKARRAEWQLAAGPAWPDTGLFFVRPDGQPWHPNAVTQRFRRLVRKAGLPPIRLHDLRHSAATIALDAGVDIKVLSDQLGHSTTTLTRDTYQSVTKQLHQDAADAVAKKINQRSRGSRKAG from the coding sequence ATGCCTGACGGAAGCATCTTCAAACGCTGCGGCTGCCGCCACCCGGAGACTGGCAAGCCACTGGGCAACGACTGCCCGAAACTGCGCCGCGCCAACCGCTCCTGGAGTTCCGAGCACGGCCACTGGACCTACCAACTCGAACTCCCACCCACCGCCGACGGCGGGCGCCGGCAGCTACGCCGCTCCGGCCTGCCCACCCGCCGGGCCGCCGCCGACGAACTCGACCACGCGCGCCAACTGCTCGCCCTCGCCAAGGGCGACCGGCGCCGCCGCACCGAGATCGGCGACCTGCTCCAGAACGCCGCACGCGCCAAACGGCCCTTGCCCGAGGTCGACCGGATCCGCCAGCGGCTGCGCGGCGACGGCCCCCTCGCTGACGCGCCCACCGTCGCCGACTACCTCACCGGCTGGCTGACCCACCTCGCCGTGGACGACAACACCCTGCGCGGCTACGAGTCCATCGTGCGGGTGCACCTGATCCCGCACCTCGGCGAGATCCCGCTGGACAAGCTACGCACCAGCCACGTCCGTGCCATGTTCGCCGCGATTGAACGCCGCAACGACGACATCCGCGCCGCGAAGACCAGCCCCGACCCGGCGGTGCGCAGGTCCGCGGCCGGGGTGCGGCCCACCGGCCCCACGACCCGGCAGCGCATCCGCGCCTGCCTGCGCAAGGCCATCAACGACGCCCTCGCCGACGAACTGATCGTCGGCTCCAACCCGGCCGCCCTGGTCAAGACCCCGGGTGACCGGCCGCTGCCGATCGTGTGGGAGGACGAACGCGTCCAACGCTGGAAGGAAACCGGACAGGTACCCGGACCGGTGATGGTGTGGACCGACGCCCAGGTCGTGGACTTCCTCGACCACGCCGCCCGACACGCCCCGGACCTGCATCCCATGTGGCACTACATGGCCTACCGCGGGCCCCGCCGCGGCGAAGCCTGCGGACTGCGCGACAGCGAGGTCCGCCTGCACCGCCGGGAAACCACCATCAACAACCAGATCGCCACCCACGGCTACACCCCCGTGCAGAAACCCCCGAAGAGCAGAGCCGGCAACCGCGACGTCGCCCTCGACACCGACACCGCCAAGGTCCTCACCGCCTACAAGGCCCGCCGCGCCGAATGGCAACTCGCCGCCGGCCCGGCGTGGCCCGACACCGGACTGTTCTTCGTCCGTCCCGACGGGCAGCCCTGGCACCCCAACGCCGTCACCCAACGCTTCCGCCGGCTCGTCCGCAAAGCCGGCCTACCGCCGATCCGGCTGCACGACCTGCGCCACAGCGCCGCCACCATTGCCCTCGACGCCGGCGTCGACATCAAGGTCCTCTCCGACCAACTTGGCCACTCCACCACGACCCTGACCCGCGACACATACCAGAGCGTCACCAAACAACTGCACCAGGATGCCGCCGATGCCGTCGCGAAGAAGATCAACCAGAGGAGCCGCGGTTCCCGCAAGGCGGGGTGA
- a CDS encoding helix-turn-helix domain-containing protein gives MRSSRRNRTVPPRSGEGPAAGEREPAWTAERIHGLGVSTDLVTAAAVLGMSRSAAYKLIRRDAFPVPHFRVGARYRIPTAPLLAALHLHEPGTTPERAAGATSAPP, from the coding sequence ATGAGATCGTCCAGACGCAATCGAACCGTGCCACCGCGGTCCGGGGAAGGGCCGGCTGCCGGTGAGCGGGAGCCGGCGTGGACGGCCGAGCGAATCCACGGCCTGGGCGTCAGCACGGACCTGGTCACCGCGGCGGCGGTGCTCGGCATGTCCCGCTCTGCCGCCTACAAGCTGATCCGCCGCGACGCGTTCCCCGTGCCGCACTTCCGCGTCGGCGCCCGCTACCGGATACCGACGGCACCGCTGCTCGCCGCGCTGCACCTGCACGAACCGGGGACCACGCCGGAGCGTGCCGCCGGTGCCACGAGTGCCCCACCGTAG